The sequence AACCCTGATGACTCTGATGGCCTTCGTGGGGGCGAACCCCCAGGTGCGTTTCGACGACGACCTCGCCCTCGACGTGGTGATCGGCCATGCCGTGCGGGTGGGCTGGCAACAGCGCCATCCCGAGGTGCCACCCGAGGACTACGGCCAGTTCAAGGCCGGAGCCTGGGAGGCCTTCTACCAGGCCTCTCCAGCCGACTGCCGCGCCTGGCAGCTCGAAGCTCTGCGCCAGCTCACCCTGGAGGCCTGAGCAGGCGGTTCAGATCGGCTGCTCCAGGGTCATCGAGAGGCTGGGCTGCTCGACGCAGTCCTCGATCAGATCGGCCAGCAGCAGCGCCCGCGACGCCTGCAGACCATCCACCGCCGGCACCTCCCGGCCCCTCACGCACTGCAGAAAGTGCTCGAGTTCGGCGTAGAGCGGCTCGATCGAGGTGGTGCTCACCTCCTCGATCACACCATCGGAGCGGTACACGAGCTCACCGTGCTCGGCGCTCACGGTCTCATGGGCACGGCGGTGAATGTGCAGGGTGCGGTTGAGGAAGTCGGTCTCCACCAGGGAGGAGCGGCAGTGGGCGCTGAGGCTGCGGATCTTGCGGTGGGCCATCTTGCTGGCGGTGAGGCTGGCCACCACCCCGTTGGCGAAGGCCAGGGTGGCGTTGACGTAGTCGATCGGGCCCTCGGCGGAGCGCCCCCCTGCCGCCGCCAGGCGCACCACGGGCGCACCGGCCAGCTCCAGCACCAAGTCGATGTCGTGGATCATCAGGTCCAGCACCACGGACACGTCGTTGGCCCGGTCGGGGTGGGGGCTGTGGCGCCGGGCCTCCAGCACCACCACCTCCTCGCTGGCCACCACCTTCATCAGTTCGCGGAAGGCGGGATTGAAGCGCTCGATGTGGCCCACCTGAAGCAGCACACCCGCGGCCTCGGCAGCCTGGATCAGGGCAGCGGCCTCCTCGCGGCTGGCGGCAATCGGCTTCTCGATCAGCACGTGCTTGCCGGCCTCCAGGCAGCGCATCCCCACGGCGTGGTGCTGCAGG is a genomic window of Cyanobium sp. NS01 containing:
- a CDS encoding Gfo/Idh/MocA family protein, with product MNPVRVGVIGIGNMGWHHARVLSLIKDAHLVGVADPDPRRGALATDQFGCPWHAGFEQLLPLVDAVCIAVPTLQHHAVGMRCLEAGKHVLIEKPIAASREEAAALIQAAEAAGVLLQVGHIERFNPAFRELMKVVASEEVVVLEARRHSPHPDRANDVSVVLDLMIHDIDLVLELAGAPVVRLAAAGGRSAEGPIDYVNATLAFANGVVASLTASKMAHRKIRSLSAHCRSSLVETDFLNRTLHIHRRAHETVSAEHGELVYRSDGVIEEVSTTSIEPLYAELEHFLQCVRGREVPAVDGLQASRALLLADLIEDCVEQPSLSMTLEQPI